The Castor canadensis chromosome 8, mCasCan1.hap1v2, whole genome shotgun sequence genome contains a region encoding:
- the Cox14 gene encoding cytochrome c oxidase assembly protein COX14, with protein sequence MPTAKQLADIGYKTFSTSMMLLTVYGGYLCSVRAYRYFQLRSSQRQAAEEQKTSGVL encoded by the coding sequence ATGCCAACTGCCAAGCAGCTAGCTGACATTGGCTACAAGACCTTCTCTACCTCCATGATGCTCCTCACTGTGTATGGGGGCTACCTCTGCAGCGTCCGAGCCTACCGCTATTTCCAGCTGCGAAGTTCCCAGCGCCAGGCCGCTGAAGAACAGAAGACCTCAGGAGTCCTGTAG
- the Gpd1 gene encoding glycerol-3-phosphate dehydrogenase [NAD(+)], cytoplasmic isoform X1, which yields MAGKKVCIVGSGNWGSAIAKIVGGNAAQLARFDPRVTMWVFEEDIGGRKLTEIINTQHENVKYLPGHKLPHNVVAIPDVVQAAADADILIFVVPHQFIGKICDQLKGHLKANTIGISLIKGVDEGPNGLKLISEVIGERLGIPMSVLMGANIANEVADEKFCETTIGCKDLAQGQLLKELMQTLNFRITVVQEVDTVEICGALKNIVAVGAGFCDGLGFGDNTKAAVIRLGLMEMIAFAKLFCSGPVSSATFLESCGVADLITTCYGGRNRKVAEAFARTGKSIEQLEKEMLNGQKLQGPQTARELHSILQHKGLVDKFPLFTAVYKICYEGQPVGEFICCLQNHPEHM from the exons ATGGCTGGCAAGAAAGTCTGCATTGTGGGTTCCGGCAACTG GGGCTCAGCCATTGCCAAGATTGTAGGTGGCAATGCAGCCCAGCTGGCACGCTTTGACCCACGGGTGACCATGTGGGTATTTGAGGAAGACATCGGGGGCAGAAAGCTGACAGAGATTATCAACACACAGCATGAGAATGTAAAATACCTGCCTGGGCACAAGCTGCCCCACAATGTG GTGGCTATCCCAGATGTGGTCCAGGCTGCAGCGGATGCTGACATCCTGATTTTTGTGGTGCCCCATCAGTTCATTGGCAAGATCTGTGACCAGCTCAAGGGCCACCTAAAGGCTAACACCATCGGCATATCTCTAATTAAG GGGGTAGACGAGGGCCCCAATGGGCTGAAGCTCATCTCTGAAGTGATTGGGGAACGCCTTGGCATCCCCATGAGCGTGCTGATGGGGGCCAACATTGCCAACGAGGTGGCTGATGAGAAGTTCTGTGAGACCACCATTG GCTGCAAGGACCTGGCCCAGGGACAGCTTCTGAAAGAACTGATGCAGACACTCAATTTCCGTATCACAGTGGTGCAAGAGGTGGACACAGTGGAGATCTGCGGGGCCTTAAAG AATATAGTGGCCGTGGGGGCTGGCTTCTGTGATGGGCTGGGCTTTGGCGACAACACCAAGGCAGCAGTGATCCGGCTGGGCCTCATGGAGATGATCGCCTTTGCCAAGCTCTTCTGCAGTGGCCCTGTGTCCTCTGCCACCTTCTTGGAGAGCTGTGGTGTTGCTGACCTGATTACTACCTGCTATGGAGGGCGGAACCGCAAGGTGGCTGAGGCCTTTGCTCGCACTGGAAAG TCCATTGAGCAGCTAGAAAAAGAGATGCTGAATGGGCAGAAGCTGCAGGGGCCCCAAACAGCCCGGGAGCTGCACAGCATCCTCCAGCACAAGGGCCTGGTGGACAA GTTCCCGCTGTTCACAGCTGTGTACAAGATATGCTATGAGGGCCAGCCAGTGGGTGAATTCATCTGCTGCCTGCAGAATCATCCAGAACACATGTGA
- the Gpd1 gene encoding glycerol-3-phosphate dehydrogenase [NAD(+)], cytoplasmic isoform X2 translates to MLRVSTSAWAEKEHHGWQESLHCGFRQLVAIPDVVQAAADADILIFVVPHQFIGKICDQLKGHLKANTIGISLIKGVDEGPNGLKLISEVIGERLGIPMSVLMGANIANEVADEKFCETTIGCKDLAQGQLLKELMQTLNFRITVVQEVDTVEICGALKNIVAVGAGFCDGLGFGDNTKAAVIRLGLMEMIAFAKLFCSGPVSSATFLESCGVADLITTCYGGRNRKVAEAFARTGKSIEQLEKEMLNGQKLQGPQTARELHSILQHKGLVDKFPLFTAVYKICYEGQPVGEFICCLQNHPEHM, encoded by the exons ATGCTCAGAGTCAGCACCAGCGCTTGGGCAGAGAAGGAGCACCATGGCTGGCAAGAAAGTCTGCATTGTGGGTTCCGGCAACTG GTGGCTATCCCAGATGTGGTCCAGGCTGCAGCGGATGCTGACATCCTGATTTTTGTGGTGCCCCATCAGTTCATTGGCAAGATCTGTGACCAGCTCAAGGGCCACCTAAAGGCTAACACCATCGGCATATCTCTAATTAAG GGGGTAGACGAGGGCCCCAATGGGCTGAAGCTCATCTCTGAAGTGATTGGGGAACGCCTTGGCATCCCCATGAGCGTGCTGATGGGGGCCAACATTGCCAACGAGGTGGCTGATGAGAAGTTCTGTGAGACCACCATTG GCTGCAAGGACCTGGCCCAGGGACAGCTTCTGAAAGAACTGATGCAGACACTCAATTTCCGTATCACAGTGGTGCAAGAGGTGGACACAGTGGAGATCTGCGGGGCCTTAAAG AATATAGTGGCCGTGGGGGCTGGCTTCTGTGATGGGCTGGGCTTTGGCGACAACACCAAGGCAGCAGTGATCCGGCTGGGCCTCATGGAGATGATCGCCTTTGCCAAGCTCTTCTGCAGTGGCCCTGTGTCCTCTGCCACCTTCTTGGAGAGCTGTGGTGTTGCTGACCTGATTACTACCTGCTATGGAGGGCGGAACCGCAAGGTGGCTGAGGCCTTTGCTCGCACTGGAAAG TCCATTGAGCAGCTAGAAAAAGAGATGCTGAATGGGCAGAAGCTGCAGGGGCCCCAAACAGCCCGGGAGCTGCACAGCATCCTCCAGCACAAGGGCCTGGTGGACAA GTTCCCGCTGTTCACAGCTGTGTACAAGATATGCTATGAGGGCCAGCCAGTGGGTGAATTCATCTGCTGCCTGCAGAATCATCCAGAACACATGTGA